From Medicago truncatula cultivar Jemalong A17 chromosome 7, MtrunA17r5.0-ANR, whole genome shotgun sequence, a single genomic window includes:
- the LOC11432169 gene encoding uncharacterized protein, giving the protein MSSIQMVSSNKFGYQKLRHEVVLDDERVIQRPKNFFRFRRIPMRRRFRLKIPSLRRLWRKKTKVVSSMRVSCAKVVKRFKDGQVHFGDLFAGNYLFMQVNPSSLNYLGKDISIPKIA; this is encoded by the coding sequence ATGTCTTCCATTCAGATGGTATCTTCTAACAAATTTGGTTATCAAAAACTAAGACATGAAGTTGTGTTAGATGATGAAAGAGTGATTCAAAGaccaaagaatttttttaggtttagaAGGATTCCTATGAGGAGAAGGTTTAGGTTGAAAATACCAAGCTTGAGAAGACTTTGGAGGAAGAAAACAAAGGTGGTATCTTCCATGAGAGTTTCTTGTGCTAAAGTGGTGAAGAGATTCAAAGATGGACAAGTTCATTTTGGTGATCTTTTTGCTGGAAACTACTTGTTCATGCAAGTCAATCCTTCATCACTCAACTACCTTGGAAAAGATATCTCTATTCCCAAAATTGCTTAA